The proteins below are encoded in one region of Syntrophotalea carbinolica DSM 2380:
- a CDS encoding SOS response-associated peptidase yields the protein MCGRFSQTWSYNDIRDYLLLNEGFDLEPSYNIAPSQDVAAVRLEEGRRRLISLHWGLIPFWANDRKISYRTLNARSETAHKSPAFRAAFRGRRCLIPASGFYEWDKKHGTKQPYFIYRTDEEPMTFAGLWEHWEDKEGKEIIESCTILTTEASEPVSSLHDRMPVILEPEDFDLWLNPEEHNITKLRNLMQPAAPGILSMHPVSKYINKAWNEGEKCIAPTEDDKPI from the coding sequence ATGTGCGGACGATTTTCACAGACATGGTCTTATAATGACATACGGGATTATCTCCTCCTGAACGAAGGCTTCGACCTGGAGCCAAGCTACAACATCGCGCCATCTCAGGATGTCGCGGCGGTACGCCTGGAGGAAGGACGGCGCCGACTTATCTCCTTGCACTGGGGCCTCATCCCCTTCTGGGCGAATGACCGAAAAATCAGCTATCGCACCCTCAATGCCCGATCCGAAACAGCCCACAAAAGTCCAGCCTTCCGCGCCGCATTCCGCGGCCGTCGCTGCCTCATCCCCGCCAGCGGATTTTATGAATGGGATAAGAAGCACGGCACGAAACAGCCCTACTTCATTTACCGGACAGATGAAGAACCGATGACCTTCGCCGGCCTATGGGAACATTGGGAAGACAAGGAAGGTAAAGAGATCATCGAGTCGTGCACCATCCTAACCACCGAAGCATCCGAACCGGTGTCCAGCCTCCACGACAGAATGCCGGTCATCCTGGAGCCGGAGGATTTCGATCTTTGGCTGAATCCTGAGGAACATAACATCACAAAACTCCGCAACCTCATGCAGCCAGCTGCACCGGGGATTCTCTCCATGCACCCTGTTTCCAAATACATCAACAAGGCATGGAATGAAGGGGAGAAATGCATCGCGCCCACCGAGGACGACAAACCGATATGA
- a CDS encoding EthD family reductase, protein MADVKLMVLYPIPKDIAQFDSDYRDHIRLLHQKANIPEDARPYTVMRFFPTPAGPAPFYQLFTMPFPSAEALQQAMSTPEMQEVAADAVRISSGGAPVILVGSEVS, encoded by the coding sequence ATGGCCGATGTCAAACTGATGGTCCTTTACCCGATTCCGAAGGATATCGCGCAATTCGATAGCGACTACCGTGACCACATCAGGCTTCTGCATCAAAAGGCGAACATCCCAGAGGATGCACGCCCCTATACTGTAATGCGGTTTTTCCCAACGCCGGCGGGTCCCGCTCCCTTCTATCAGCTCTTTACAATGCCTTTTCCGTCAGCCGAAGCGTTGCAACAAGCAATGAGCACCCCGGAAATGCAAGAGGTCGCTGCCGACGCAGTTCGTATCTCCTCGGGCGGCGCGCCTGTTATCCTCGTCGGAAGCGAAGTGTCATAG
- a CDS encoding DUF190 domain-containing protein: MKLEGEQTLMRIFIGESDRWKSKPLHEALVEMFRQEGFAGATVVKGIMGFGCHSVTHTDKLLRFSADLPVIVEVVDSPDKIEAIMPRIDDMMEGGMITLEKAHVIRYRKTKE; encoded by the coding sequence ATGAAGCTTGAAGGCGAACAGACGTTAATGCGTATCTTTATCGGCGAGAGTGACCGCTGGAAGTCTAAGCCTTTGCATGAGGCTCTTGTCGAAATGTTTCGTCAGGAGGGATTTGCCGGTGCTACGGTGGTCAAGGGGATTATGGGGTTCGGTTGCCACAGTGTAACCCATACCGATAAACTGTTGCGTTTTTCGGCCGATCTGCCTGTGATTGTCGAGGTTGTCGACAGCCCGGATAAGATCGAGGCCATTATGCCGCGCATTGACGACATGATGGAGGGCGGCATGATCACTCTGGAAAAGGCCCACGTGATCCGTTACCGTAAGACCAAGGAATAA
- the crcB gene encoding fluoride efflux transporter CrcB produces the protein MHLVYIAIFGALGCLSRFMVSGWVYALIGRALPYGTLAVNVIGSLLLGLLMEGGLRSAALPADIRMGITTGFMGGFTTFSTFSYETVRLLEDGSMVAAGANILLNVTVSVVFAGLGIFLARQL, from the coding sequence ATGCATCTGGTTTATATCGCAATTTTTGGCGCGTTGGGCTGTCTGTCACGCTTCATGGTGTCCGGTTGGGTTTATGCCCTGATCGGCAGAGCGCTGCCCTACGGGACGCTGGCCGTCAATGTCATCGGTTCCTTGCTGCTTGGCTTGTTGATGGAAGGCGGTTTGCGCAGTGCGGCATTGCCGGCGGACATACGCATGGGGATCACCACCGGCTTTATGGGCGGATTTACGACCTTCTCGACCTTTTCCTATGAAACGGTGCGATTGCTCGAAGATGGCAGCATGGTAGCCGCGGGCGCCAATATTCTGTTGAACGTTACGGTTTCCGTCGTTTTCGCCGGGCTTGGGATTTTTTTGGCCCGTCAATTATAA